The Saccopteryx leptura isolate mSacLep1 chromosome 2, mSacLep1_pri_phased_curated, whole genome shotgun sequence genome has a window encoding:
- the ATXN7L3B gene encoding ataxin-7-like protein 3B, giving the protein MEEISLANLDTNKLEAIAQEIYVDLIEDSCLGFCFEVHRAVKCGYFYLEFADTGSVKDFAIQPVEDKGACRLPICSLPGEPGNGPDQQLQRSPPEFQ; this is encoded by the coding sequence ATGGAGGAAATTTCGTTGGCTAACCTGGATACTAACAAGCTGGAGGCCATCGCTCAGGAAATATACGTAGACCTGATAGAGGATTCTTGTTTGGGCTTCTGCTTTGAGGTGCACCGGGCGGTCAAGTGTGGCTACTTCTATCTGGAGTTTGCAGACACTGGTAGCGTGAAGGATTTTGCCATTCAGCCAGTGGAAGATAAAGGAGCGTGCCGCCTCCCGATTTGCTCCCTCCCTGGAGAGCCTGGGAACGGGCCTGATCAGCAGCTGCAACGCTCACCTCCGGAATTCCAGTAG